DNA sequence from the Leptolyngbya sp. SIO1E4 genome:
AGGTGAGTTCAGTACATCTGGGTCAAGACAGAGGCTAGGGTTTAGGGCCTGGGGTGTACTTTATCCAGATGCAAACGACTTGAAACCGCTTCAATCAGATGACGGGACAGCAACAATCATCGAATGTGTATTCTTGAACCAGAAGAGAAGGAAACATCGGTGAAATACAAGCTTTACAAGCCAAGTAACGACCTGTCAGATTTTGTTAAATACTATTGGCAATTTGAACTCGACTCAATTCCACAGGAAATTCATGCAAATAGGGTTATCCCCTCCGGCGAACTACAAATAATTTTTCACTACAAAACCCCTTTTAGAGAACTTGACAGATACCATCAAAGCTTCGTTCAGCCGCAATGTTTAATTTGTGGACAGCAAACAGACTATAAAGATATTTTCTCAGTTCAGGCTGCAGGAATGCTGGCTGTTGTTTTTCACCCTTATGCGCTCAGAGCATTCTTTCCTGCTCCGGTTAACGAATTTACAGATCAGAGCATTTCTCTAGATAACTTTTTCCGAACAGAGACAAAAGACTTGCAGGAACGGATTATTGAAGCCAGTGATATCTATGCACGTATTCTGTTGGTCGAAAACTTCTTGCTGAACAGATTGTCGATATCTAATAGTTTTTCAGTGGCCAAAGAAGCAGTCAACATGATCACCAAAAT
Encoded proteins:
- a CDS encoding AraC family transcriptional regulator; the encoded protein is MCILEPEEKETSVKYKLYKPSNDLSDFVKYYWQFELDSIPQEIHANRVIPSGELQIIFHYKTPFRELDRYHQSFVQPQCLICGQQTDYKDIFSVQAAGMLAVVFHPYALRAFFPAPVNEFTDQSISLDNFFRTETKDLQERIIEASDIYARILLVENFLLNRLSISNSFSVAKEAVNMITKMGGQLTVSEAANKLNVSKRQFERIFLANVGISPKKFGRIVRFSHSIKLLTKPIPLTTLAYEAGYSDQSHLIHDFKAFAGLSPKAFARQTCHTPE